The sequence TAAAAAAAGAAGAACTGATAGAAAAGCGAAACCTTAATCTTGAAAAAGAAAAAGAAGAATTCCAAAAAAGAACGGAAAAAATCAAAAGCCGGGAAAAAGATTTAAGCGAAATAGAGGAAAAGAAAAGAAAAGAATTACAAAATATCGCCGGCCTTTCCCAAGAACAAGCCAAAGATCAGCTTTTGGAAAGTTTGGAGAAAAAATATGAAAGCGATATTCTGCTTCGCATCCAAAAAATAGAGAATTTCGGACGAGAAAAACTGGAACAAAAAGCTAAAGATATTTTAGCCACCACCATCCAGCGGCTGGCTTCTTCCACGGCTTCGGAAATCACCACTACTTCGGTGACTATTCCTTCGGACGATATAAAAGGAAAAATCATCGGTAAAGAAGGCCGGAATATCCGGGCTCTGGAAAAAGCAGCGGGCGTGGAAATAATCGTAGATGACACGCCCGGCGAAGTGGTTATTTCCAGTTTTGATCCGGTGCGCCGCCAGATCGCCCGCATTGCCTTGGAAAATCTGATTATTGACGGCCGTATCCAGCCGGCCAAAATAGAAGAATTCGTCGCTAAAGCAAAAACGGAAGTAGATAATATGATAAAAGAAGCTGGTGAAACAGCCGCTTATGAGGCGGGAATTTTAGATATTAATCATCGGCTTTTAATAATTCTGGGGCGTTTGAAATTCAGAACCAGTTACGGCCAAAATGTTCTCCAACATTCCGTTGAAATGACCCATATCGCCGGCATGCTCGCGGCCGAACTGGGCGCGGATGCGGCCATCGCTAAAAAAGGAGCTCTGCTTCACGATATTGGAAAAGCGGTTTCTCATGAAATTCAGGGAACGCACGTGGAAATCGGCCGGCGCATTCTTCAAAAATTCAATGTGGATGAAAAAATAATAAAAGCGATGCAAGCGCACCACGAAGAATATCCGTACGAAACCGTGGAATCAATCATTGTGCAGATTGCCGACGCCATCTCCGGCGCCCGGCCCGGCGCGCGCCGCGATACGGTGGAAAATTATCTCAAACGACTGGAAGATTTGGAACATATCGCCAATTCTTTTGTCGGAGTGGAAAAAACATACGCCATTCAAGCCGGCCGCGAAATAAGAATTTTCGTCACGCCGGAAGCGGTTTCTGATCTGGAAATGAAAAAACTGGCCCGCCAAATCGCGGACCGCATTGAACAAGAATTAAAATACCCGGGAGAAATAAAAGTCCACGTCATCCGTGAAACCAGAATCGTGGAATACGCCAGATAAAAATAATAAAAAGTGAAATAAATTAAAAATGAGAATATTATTTTTCGGAGATGTCATCGGCAAAGCGGGAAGAACCGGCCTGGCGCGCCAACTGCCGCTTTGGCGAAAAAAATTCCGCCCGGATTTTGTCATCGTTAATATGGAAAACGCGGCGCACGGCTTTGGCGTAGGCAGAACTCAACTTCAAGAAATAGAAAAATTAGGCATTGACGTGATGACCGGCGGAAATCATATTCTGCGCGGAAAAAACGCGCGGGAACTTTTGACCGATGAAAAAATTGCTTTATTGCGCCCGCTTAACGCTCCGCGGGCTTGGCCGGGCAAAGGAATAATTACTAAAAAAATTGTTGGACAAAAAAGCCAAACAAAAGGACTTTCTAACGGGGTAAATGAAACCGCCATAACCGTGGTTAATCTTATCGGCCAGCACGGCATGCGCGAACATTATAATTCCCCTTTTGAAGCGATTGAAACGGTTTTGAAAAAAGAAGAATTAAAACAAAACATCATCATCGTGGATTGGCACGCGGAAGCCAGTTCGGAAAAAGTGCTTTTGGGCTGGTATCTGGACGGCCGGGTTTCAGCGGTCATCGGCACGCACACGCATATCCCGACCGCTGACGAAAGAATTTTACCGCGAGGAACGGCTTTTATTTCCGATGCCGGCATGGTAGGCTCTTATCATTCCGTTATCGGCGTAACCATAGATTCCGCCTTCAAAAAAATCACCGAATGTTTACCGGTTAGCCTGGAAATTGATGAAGAATGGCCGTTGGAAATAAACGCGGTAATGATTGACATTGAGCCGAAAAGCAAAAAAGCCGTAGGGATAAAACGGCTTAGAGCGATTGTAAAAAAATAAGATTTAAATTAAAATATATTCTATAAAAAAGCCTAAAGGTCGGCTCGGTAAACCCCATTAAATAGTTGCGAAGCAAATTTAACCGGGGTAAAAATAATTTTAAACCCCATAGTAGATTTTTGAAAAAAATTCACTACGGGATAAATAAATAATAAAAATGAACAAAGCAAATTTAGCGGAAGCCGTGTATAATAAAATCGGCGGCACTAAGAAAGCGGCCGACGAAGTGGTAGATATGATTTTTGATTCAATCGCCAAAGAATTGAAAAAAGGCGGCGAAGTGTCCATTTCCGGCTTCGGTATTTTTATTGCCAAAGAACGAGCGGCCAGAACCGCAAGAAATCCGCGCACCGGCGAAACCGTGAACGTGCCGGCGATGAAAGTGCCGAAATTCCGCGCCAGCAAAACTCTCAAAGACGAGGTTAAATAATAAATAATTCTTTTCGCGAAAAGAATTAAAAAACGCTCCCGCGATCGCGGGAGCGTTTTTACGTTATTTAAAAAAATTATTCTTGACGTTGTTTATTAATTCAATATAAGATTAAACATCAAGCACCCTGACAACTTAAAATTGATAATTTAAAAAGGAGGCATAAAAATGATAATTATCGGGATTCCGAAAGAAAAGAAGATCAACGAATGTCGGGTCGGCTTAACGCCGAAAGCGGTCAAAGAACTGACAACAGGCCATGGATACTGCGTGCAGATTGAAAAAGATGCCGGTTTGGCTTCGGGCTACAGCAACGACGATTATATCGCGGCTGGAGCGGAAATTGTTCTGCTCAGTGCAAATCATTTTCATCTTCGGCGAGCCAAACTTATCGCCAAAGTCAAAGAACCTTTGCCGGAAGAATATCTTTTTTTTATTTCCGGAGAAAAAGCAGTGGCCGGATTTTTTCACTTTTCGGCAAATCCGGAACTTTGGCAATTTTTTCAAAAAAACAACATTAAGTTTTTGGATTACGGCGAAGTGGTTGACGAAAATGGCGGCCGGTCGATTCTGGCGGCAATGTCAAAAATTGCCGGTGAATCCGCGGCCTTGGCAGGATTTTTTTATCTTCGCCAACCATTCGGGGGCTGTGGCATAATGCCAAACGATGCCGTAGTAACAGTAGTTGGCGCCGGAGTTGCCGGCACAGCGGCAATCAACACCGCTCTGAATCTCAAAATCAAAAAAATTTTTGTTCTTGATGTTAAAGAATATGCAATTTTTGCCAGCGGTAAATTCCTGAATACCCGGCTATCTTCAGCAGAAAATATTGCCGAAATTCTGCCTCAAACGGATCTCTTGATTTCCGCGCCCGCTTTCAAAGGTAAGCCGGCGCCAAAAATTTTTACGCGGGAAATGATCCGAATGATGAAAAAAGGCAGTGTCTTTATTGATATATCAATTGACGAAGGCGGATCATCGGAAACTTCCCGGCCAACCACGCATGAAAAACCAGTTTATGTTGAAGAAGGGGTGCTTCATTATTGCGTGGCTAATATTCCCGGTGCTGTTCCGAAAAGCGCGAGTTCGGCTTTAAGCGAAGCCGCGTTGCCATATCT is a genomic window of Candidatus Niyogibacteria bacterium containing:
- the rny gene encoding ribonuclease Y; its protein translation is MTIITTSFLIKAVISIALGTIAGYILRKIIAKQKRDSIEWDVKKILLDAKTEARQTLDEAKKKAEAALEAAKKEERERESQIRKLEERIIKKEELIEKRNLNLEKEKEEFQKRTEKIKSREKDLSEIEEKKRKELQNIAGLSQEQAKDQLLESLEKKYESDILLRIQKIENFGREKLEQKAKDILATTIQRLASSTASEITTTSVTIPSDDIKGKIIGKEGRNIRALEKAAGVEIIVDDTPGEVVISSFDPVRRQIARIALENLIIDGRIQPAKIEEFVAKAKTEVDNMIKEAGETAAYEAGILDINHRLLIILGRLKFRTSYGQNVLQHSVEMTHIAGMLAAELGADAAIAKKGALLHDIGKAVSHEIQGTHVEIGRRILQKFNVDEKIIKAMQAHHEEYPYETVESIIVQIADAISGARPGARRDTVENYLKRLEDLEHIANSFVGVEKTYAIQAGREIRIFVTPEAVSDLEMKKLARQIADRIEQELKYPGEIKVHVIRETRIVEYAR
- a CDS encoding YmdB family metallophosphoesterase, with protein sequence MRILFFGDVIGKAGRTGLARQLPLWRKKFRPDFVIVNMENAAHGFGVGRTQLQEIEKLGIDVMTGGNHILRGKNARELLTDEKIALLRPLNAPRAWPGKGIITKKIVGQKSQTKGLSNGVNETAITVVNLIGQHGMREHYNSPFEAIETVLKKEELKQNIIIVDWHAEASSEKVLLGWYLDGRVSAVIGTHTHIPTADERILPRGTAFISDAGMVGSYHSVIGVTIDSAFKKITECLPVSLEIDEEWPLEINAVMIDIEPKSKKAVGIKRLRAIVKK
- a CDS encoding HU family DNA-binding protein — translated: MNKANLAEAVYNKIGGTKKAADEVVDMIFDSIAKELKKGGEVSISGFGIFIAKERAARTARNPRTGETVNVPAMKVPKFRASKTLKDEVK
- a CDS encoding alanine dehydrogenase translates to MIIIGIPKEKKINECRVGLTPKAVKELTTGHGYCVQIEKDAGLASGYSNDDYIAAGAEIVLLSANHFHLRRAKLIAKVKEPLPEEYLFFISGEKAVAGFFHFSANPELWQFFQKNNIKFLDYGEVVDENGGRSILAAMSKIAGESAALAGFFYLRQPFGGCGIMPNDAVVTVVGAGVAGTAAINTALNLKIKKIFVLDVKEYAIFASGKFLNTRLSSAENIAEILPQTDLLISAPAFKGKPAPKIFTREMIRMMKKGSVFIDISIDEGGSSETSRPTTHEKPVYVEEGVLHYCVANIPGAVPKSASSALSEAALPYLIQFLANLYLK